The nucleotide sequence GCTTATATCTTCACAATTCAAATCGAGCGCCACAGCCACTATCTATTCAACCGCATACCACATTTTGTAACCTCCGATCATTTGGTCCACCGACGTCACGCAGGAGTACTATACGGCCCACCAGCGACTGGGGGCTCATCCCAGCGACCGAGACTCGTGGAATCGatcctttccttttttcccatcttttttcatctttttttcttcttctttttttttcaaaaaaaaacctttttTGCAAAGGCCAACTTACGAGCAACTCTGCGTAAAGATGCCACGTCCTTTAGCGATACCGGACAGCTCTGACGATGAGGGTGCTGTGGACATGGATGAAGATGTTGATGAAGGTTTTGCCGCGCTTCAAAGAAGCCTCAGTCACAAGCGGCGCGAAGAGGAGAGCAACACTTCGCCAATTCAGAAGATCTTGCCGTTCACTTTTGCCCCCAACATTGGACCCCTTGGCATATCCGATCTTGATTCCTGCGTTGCGTTGGAAAATGCAGCATTTCCAGCGCATCATCGCGCCACAAGAGACAAGGTGAGTGACTATGGATCGTGTATCTGTAAACATATTTCATGACTTGCGCCGGGACTTGAACATGCCgctcgtcgtcttcatcgATGTAGTCTCCCGCAGGCACTGATGCTTACATTGATTCTAGCTCGAGTACCGACTTACAGCCTGTCCCGAGCTGTGCCTGGGCCTTTACTGCACTGTCGTTCCCAGCAAAGCCAAGGCTTTCGACATCGAGACTCTTCCCATGGCGAAACCAGTGGAGACGGATAGGGAAAACGGCGCTGTCAGCGTGTTGCTCGCCCATATCATTGCGACCGGATCACAGTCCAGTGTTACCACGGATAGTGATATGGATTATCCAAAAGACTGGAAGACAGCCGGCTTTAGAGAATCCAAAGTTGGACATCGGGAAAGCAGCCGGACGGTGGCCATCCACTCTTTAGCGGTTGTGTCTCGACTGCAAGGCTGCGGTCTCGGCAAGCTGATACTGAAGGCATATTTGCAGCAGATCAACAACTCTGGTATTGCAGACAGGGTTGTACTTATTTGCGAGGATGTGAGCTTTACAAGTCTAGCCTTCTGTAAATGCGACGCTATTAGTACTGACAAAGTTTGTCTGATTAGCACCTTGTTGCATACTACAAGCGATTTGGGTTCAAGCATATCGGCGCAAGCAAATGCGAATTCGGAGGTGGAGGCTGGCATGATATGGTAGGAAGCCTCTAATCAACAGTCAAGCCCATACGCATGAACTGACAAGTTGCCTAGGTATTTGAACTGGCCGGGCCGCCCAAGATCGGTCAAATCTAAGCGCGATGTTTCTCGTTTAAGGGTGTAATCGACGCATGGTGTGTTGagtgtctttttttatttttttattaggTTTGCGCCGGCGAAATAAATGGCTACAAGAAAGAGCCAGAGAAATCGACAGCCCCACAGAGAGCTCCACAGGCAAATTCACGCCTGGATACTGAGAGTAAATACCAGCACATAAGCACTTTGATGATGGCGCTGTGGCGCACGCACTGCATCAGTTGTTTTCGCCATTTTCATTGCAAGAATAGAATTTAGAGCTTAGTATAAGCATGTTTCTTTGACTCAGTGTTCCAAGTGAATAGTCCTTTAGCCAGGAAGAGGTGGATGAGTTTGCCATAACAatacgtacctaggtatggatGTGGCTTGCCCTGATATGGTCcatgaaagaaagaaaaacctATCAGGATCTGGGGACGCTAACAATGGCTGCTGGGTCAATCAGTCCCATCCTTGAACATTGTTTACTTGTGCCAACAGCACTGCCTGGGCATCTCTTTTCTGTTTGAAGAAAGCCTAATTATTCGTACGGATCCCCTGTTTTACTCTCTcaactttttcttctttcattGTGTCATCAGGAAAgcagaaaaagcaaaaagaaaaaaaaatggccgACCAAACTCTAGCGCCTTACAAGGCGGACTTTCTCAAGGCGTCCATTGATGGCGGGGTACTCAAATTTGGCACTTTTGAGCTCAAGTCGAAGCGCATAAGCCCATACTTTTTCAACGCCGGCAACTTCCATCGCGGTTCGCTCTCCGTTTCGATCGCAAACGCATACGCCAAGGCCATAATAGAGGCTCGCGAGCAGACCGCACTTCACTTTGACATACTCTTCGGCCCCGCCTACAAGGGAATTCCCCTGGCCACGGGGACGCTCAACAGGCTCTGTGAGCTCGACCCGGCGCACTACGCCGACGTGAGCTGGTCGTTTGATCGCAAGGAGGCTAAGGATCACGGCGAGGGCGGCAACATTGTCGGCGCGGCgctcaagggcaagaaggtcCTGATCGTCGACGACGTCATCAGCGCGGGCACGGCCAAGCGCGAGGCCATCGCAAAGATCCGCCAGGAGGGCGGCGAGGTCGTCGGCATAgtcgtcgccgtcgaccGTATGGAAAAGCTGCCGTCGCCTGACGGAGACGACAGCAAGCCGATGCCCAGCGCCCTCGGAGCCCTGAAGAAGGAGTACGGCCTGCCCATCATTGCCATCCTCACcctcgacgacatcatcgctGGCATGAAGAGCTTTGCTACGGAGGACGACATCCGGAGGACTGAGGAGTACAGGAGTAAATACAAGGCTTCGGACTGAAATGCACGCCATGTCGCCAGAATTTAAAAGAGCTAGCACATCAATCCCTCTCTCATCGCACAGTTCAGATCCGCACTTAATGCTATTTGTCACTCAACTGCACGATTGACAGGCGACAGTCACGAAACTAAAGTCTGAAATCAGGCTCGCATCGTAAAATAGTCTACTTGTTGGGTTGGTGCTATTTTGAGACTGCCATTTTGCCATAGGCGCAGTCTCCAGGTAAAGCCGGCTAGGTGGCGGTGGGAGCTGAGGCGCAAAAgggctattttttttttgtgtaaTGTGGGGTCGCAGGGTGCAGCTATACCGATATTCACCAAAGCCTCTACCCCTGCGCATCTGTGTAAGAATGTAAAAGGATGATTGCCCAGCTCAGGGTATCACCGCTGAGTCTAAAGAATACTGGCAACTCCCTCGTTGAGTTATACTTCGTAACGGCAGGAAAGTCTCATATGAGAGCTACTCAACCACAAGTCGGCGACAGTTCATATGCTCTCTCAAACCTTGACGAGTGCGGGGAAGGCGTGCTATCGTTAATGGGGCAGGGGTCTCGATAACAGCCCGATAAGGATTCTAAAATTTTCTTATCCACGACATTTTTTTGCAGTCCCCGCCCGCCCACCGCCGCTCACAGAACTGCAGACAGCGAGCGACTTTGTGGCTGACGCTGGACTTTGCGaccacaacaacaacccaAGTCCAACTCATATTAAGCCCGCGATAAACAGGCCTACGAACTGCCTGTATCCTCACGGACTCGTCAAAATGAAGACCACCTGGAAGGATATTCCCCCGGTACCGACGTCTCAGGAGTTTCTGGACATTGTGCTCAGCCGAACGCAGCGCCGACTGCCAACCCAGATCCGTGCCGGCTTCAAGATCAGCCGTATTAGAGGTTTCTACACGCGCAAGGTCAAATTCACACAGGAGACGTAAGGAATGCGATGCTTGCAAAAATAGCTCTTTCTGTCCAACTTTGCAGAAACCATCTAACCCCGTCCGTTCATAATCCAGCTTCTCCGAAAAGTTCGAGGCCATCCTCTCGTCGTTCCCCCGAATTCTCGATCTGCATCCTTTCCACAAGGATCTTCTTAACACACTCTACGATGCCGACCACTTCAAGGTTGCCCTCGGTCAGGTTTCGACCGCGAAGCACCTGATTGAGACCATCTCGAGAGACTATGTCCGTCTTCTCAAGTACGGCCAGTCGCTGTACCAGTGCAGGCAGTTGAAGGTCGCCGCTCTGGGTCGTATGGCGACCATCTGCAAGAAATTGAAGGATTCTCTGGTCTACTTGGACCAGGTCCGCCAACAGTGAGTTTATATGGTCGGCCAAGGAGGCGCACGCGGAACAACATCGAATGTCGGACTGAGCTGACCGCCATTGATCCTAGTCTCGGTCGTCTCCCCTCTATCGACCCCACCACTCGTACGCTTCTTATCGCTGGTTTTCCCAATGTCGGAAAGTCTTCTTTCCTCAAGAGTGTGACAAGGGCGGATGTGGATGTCCAGCCTTATGCCTTCAGTACGTTCCGCGCCATCAAGGGCCCCTTAAACGTTCGGTTCAATGAATTTGTCTAATATTCAGTTTCCTGTTAGCGACCAAGAGCCTTTTTGTGGGTCATCTCGATTACAAGTACCTCAAGTTCCAAGTTATTGATACCCCTGGAATTCTCGATCATCCTCTGGATGAGATGGTAAGTCACTGCTATCGGCTTCTGTGTTTTTAAAGTCGCACAGAATTGGTACTGACTGACGCGCTGCACACAGAACACTATCGAGATGCAAAGTATCACGGCTATTGCGCACTTGCGCTCAGTCATTCTCTACTTCATGGACCTGTCGGAGCAGTGCGGATACACCGTTCAGGCCCAAATGCAACTATTCAGGAGTATCAAGCCACTTTTCGCAAACAAGATTGTCTTCATTGTCGTCAACAAGATCGACGTGATGAAGCCTGAGGACCTTGATGCCAAGCTCCAGGAAGAGCTCCAAGCTCTGCTCAAGTCTGACGGTGTTGAGATGCTGCAGCTGTCATGCAATACTCAGGAGGGAGTCCAGGCTGTTAAGAATGCGGCATGCGAGAAGCTCATTGCCGAAAGAGTGGCACAGAAGCTGAAGGCGGGCACAACGTCGAGCGGTGCTGCGGGAGGCCGTCTTGCCGATGTTATGGCAAGAATCCATGTTGCCCAGCCCATGGGCGGCTCGCAACTCGAGACCTTTGTTCCCGAGGGTATCAAGCAGCTGAAGAAGTACGATAAGGCGGACCCAGAGAGGAGGCTGTTGGCACGTGACATTGAGGAGATGAACGGCGGTGCCGGTGTCTTCAATGTGGACCTTCGAGAGAAGTGGATCCTGGACAACCCGGAATGGAAGTACGACAAGATCCCCGAGGTCTTCGATGGCAAGAACGTTTACGACTACGTCGACCCAGAAATCGAGGCCAAGCTGGCAGCGttggaggccgaggaggagaagctTGAGGCCGAGGGCTACTACAACTCGGACGAGGAGAtcgtcgacgacgaggaggaagaggtcatggccaaggccgagctCATCCGCGAGAAACAGTCGATGATCCGCAACGAGGCCAAGATGAAGAAATCGCTCAAGAACAGGGCGATAATACCACGCAAGGCGACCAAGAAGTCTCTGGTGCAAATGGAGGACGCTCTGGACCAACTTGGTGTCGATACTACGGACATCACTGCCCGTGCTCGCGCCCAGTCTCGTCCCAGAGGCCGGTCGCTGACCCGCAGCCGTATGGGCACTGAGGATATCGATTCCATGGACATTGACGGTCGTGCCAAGACTCCTCGCGAGCGCCTGCGGTCCAAGAGCAGAGCCCGCAGCCAGCCGGCGACGGACCGCAGGAACGATGGTGTTGCGGACGAGTCGGTGCGGACTGCTGCCGAGAGACAAGCGAAGCTGTCACAGCGCAAGATGAACAGGATGGCAAGGCAAGGAGAGGCCGACAGGCATGCCACAGCATCCATCGCCAAGCATTTGGTAAGTTTCACCCATACAATCATTGCACATGCAGCGCACTTTTTATATTTTCAATCACTCACTAACTCGATGTTTTCTCTCAAAAGTTTTCTGGAAAGCGCGGTATGGGCAAGACCCAGCGCCGTTAATGAGTGTCATGGTGGTAGTAATACACAAAAGTACTCTGTCTGCTCTGGAGTTTCGGAGTTTCGGTGTTTCACTTCTAACGACCGCAGTTTGTTTGGGTTGGGCTGGGCTAAATTGACTGTTCATTGCGGTGTGCTTCATCTCAGATATATCAaactctttttcttcccccAAAATGCAGAGAGAAATGCACGACCGCTTTGTTTCATGTTACAGCTCGGTGCTCATGAACTCATGAACTGCTTCATGTTGTTGAGAAATGACTTGAGTATTTTTGGCATGTGTGCGGGGCGCCTATCAACCTACCAATCTAGGGACGGGTAAAGTACGCAATGATAGGGGTGGTTTGGTCATGTCGTCGTACAAAGACTGTCCGCCCGGGCACCCAGACTCGACGGAACAATTGTGCAAAGTGTCGGGAATAGGACTGGCGCTGACGGGCATTATGGGTTCCGGAACAAGCACTTTTAACAATAGGCTCAGAGTCACTTGAGAAAAGCACACAAACCTTCGAAATCAGATGGGGATATATATATATGCATGCTCGAGAAAATTGCTAGCCTTTTCTTATTCTGCTTGCTGATTGGCTTCTTATTCGGCCTCGAGCTCAAAACCTTCAACATTCATATTCATCATCATTATGAACAATCTACTCATCTCCAGCAACCTGCAGGTCCCTGAGTCCCTCAACCTTCAGCTCCTCGCCGGTCGCGCGGCGGTAAATGTCCTTAACGTCGTCGGTAGTTGTCTCGAAGTGGCTGGTGGCGTCGTAGCTCTTGGAAATAAAAATACCGCTGCTGGTGCCGTCCTCGATAGGGGCGTACAGAGGAATAGGGGGTCCCTAATACGTTGTCAGATACCATACAGAGTCAAGTGCAAAAGTCTCAGGAGAAATGAAACCAATCCTATTTGCTGGTCCATCCGGCTATGGCTACTACTCACCATAAATTGCTCCTCAATTTTACCAAGACGCTCCAGACCGGGTTGCAGCTCGAGGTGGTGGTTAGCCGACGTCTCGGCAATGGTTGAGACAATGGCAATGTAGTAGCCTTTGGGGCAGACGCTGTGGGCAGATGACACGCAGGCGATGTAAATATCTGCGAGTGAGGTTTTAGCAAGTGACTCGCAGGGTGTACCAGAATCTACAGCCTCCAAGAGATGACATACCATTCTTGCGGCCGACCTGCGACTGCGGGATGATCAGCTGGCATGAATCGGCATCAGAGGTGCCAGCCAAGGGGTGCTTGAGCACGCAGATGGCACGAAGCACATGGCCGACGACCTTGACCTTGTCCGAGAAGTAGGACGGGTCACCAAGAATCATCTTTGCCCTAGTCTCGAACTTCATCTCGGGCTCGATACCAGTCATGGTGGCCTTGATGCCAACAGCCTTGCCGTCCTCGTACAGAAGCTCGTCGATGTTGGTGTTCAACATGTAAGTGCCGCCGTAGATGGCCGACAGACGGGCAAAACCCTGGGGCAGGTCTCCAAGGCCGAAAAGCGGGTAGATGTATGGCGACTTGCCGTAACGGGCCACACTGTTCCCGTACAGGCGGATGCGGTCGATTGCCTCGGGCGCGCCACCAGGTTTGCTGATGTAGTCGTCGGAGAGGTACAGGGCCATGGCGTGGCCGATGAAATCCTTGGTTCCGGTCTCCAGGCCGAACTTGTCGTAAACGTCCTTCATGGTACAAGAAGACAAGTCCAGGCCTAAACAATGTAAGTCAGCCCGTGCCGCATCAGGCTTCACGCCAAGTCATCATGTGAAATTTCTAGGGCACAGAGACTTCACGAACCCTTGTGGGTGGCCGGGTCCTTAAGGTCAAAGGTGCCGACCCATTCGATGAAGCTCTTCATGCGGCGCTTCTCAAAGATGCCCATCAGGGGAGATCGGAGGGCCTCGGCGGCATCTGAGGGGACCTTGGCCACGGTGGCCTTGGGGCCGGAGCCTT is from Pyricularia oryzae 70-15 chromosome 2, whole genome shotgun sequence and encodes:
- a CDS encoding rab GDP-dissociation inhibitor, which codes for MEEIAKEYDVIVLGTGLTECILSGVLSVKGKKVLHIDRNDHYGGEAASLNLQALFKKYGNYNSGEEPWAKYGRNTDWNIDLVPKFLMSSGELTNILVSTDVTRYLEFKQVAGSFVQQGSGPKATVAKVPSDAAEALRSPLMGIFEKRRMKSFIEWVGTFDLKDPATHKGLDLSSCTMKDVYDKFGLETGTKDFIGHAMALYLSDDYISKPGGAPEAIDRIRLYGNSVARYGKSPYIYPLFGLGDLPQGFARLSAIYGGTYMLNTNIDELLYEDGKAVGIKATMTGIEPEMKFETRAKMILGDPSYFSDKVKVVGHVLRAICVLKHPLAGTSDADSCQLIIPQSQVGRKNDIYIACVSSAHSVCPKGYYIAIVSTIAETSANHHLELQPGLERLGKIEEQFMGPPIPLYAPIEDGTSSGIFISKSYDATSHFETTTDDVKDIYRRATGEELKVEGLRDLQVAGDE
- a CDS encoding orotate phosphoribosyltransferase: MADQTLAPYKADFLKASIDGGVLKFGTFELKSKRISPYFFNAGNFHRGSLSVSIANAYAKAIIEAREQTALHFDILFGPAYKGIPLATGTLNRLCELDPAHYADVSWSFDRKEAKDHGEGGNIVGAALKGKKVLIVDDVISAGTAKREAIAKIRQEGGEVVGIVVAVDRMEKLPSPDGDDSKPMPSALGALKKEYGLPIIAILTLDDIIAGMKSFATEDDIRRTEEYRIQIRT
- a CDS encoding nucleolar GTP-binding protein 1, which produces MKTTWKDIPPVPTSQEFLDIVLSRTQRRLPTQIRAGFKISRIRGFYTRKVKFTQETFSEKFEAILSSFPRILDLHPFHKDLLNTLYDADHFKVALGQVSTAKHLIETISRDYVRLLKYGQSLYQCRQLKVAALGRMATICKKLKDSLVYLDQVRQHLGRLPSIDPTTRTLLIAGFPNVGKSSFLKSVTRADVDVQPYAFTTKSLFVGHLDYKYLKFQVIDTPGILDHPLDEMNTIEMQSITAIAHLRSVILYFMDLSEQCGYTVQAQMQLFRSIKPLFANKIVFIVVNKIDVMKPEDLDAKLQEELQALLKSDGVEMLQLSCNTQEGVQAVKNAACEKLIAERVAQKLKAGTTSSGAAGGRLADVMARIHVAQPMGGSQLETFVPEGIKQLKKYDKADPERRLLARDIEEMNGGAGVFNVDLREKWILDNPEWKYDKIPEVFDGKNVYDYVDPEIEAKLAALEAEEEKLEAEGYYNSDEEIVDDEEEEVMAKAELIREKQSMIRNEAKMKKSLKNRAIIPRKATKKSLVQMEDALDQLGVDTTDITARARAQSRPRGRSLTRSRMGTEDIDSMDIDGRAKTPRERLRSKSRARSQPATDRRNDGVADESVRTAAERQAKLSQRKMNRMARQGEADRHATASIAKHLFSGKRGMGKTQRR
- a CDS encoding polyamine acetyltransferase, which codes for MPRPLAIPDSSDDEGAVDMDEDVDEGFAALQRSLSHKRREEESNTSPIQKILPFTFAPNIGPLGISDLDSCVALENAAFPAHHRATRDKLEYRLTACPELCLGLYCTVVPSKAKAFDIETLPMAKPVETDRENGAVSVLLAHIIATGSQSSVTTDSDMDYPKDWKTAGFRESKVGHRESSRTVAIHSLAVVSRLQGCGLGKLILKAYLQQINNSGIADRVVLICEDHLVAYYKRFGFKHIGASKCEFGGGGWHDMVFELAGPPKIGQI